A portion of the Osmia lignaria lignaria isolate PbOS001 chromosome 15, iyOsmLign1, whole genome shotgun sequence genome contains these proteins:
- the LOC117600461 gene encoding uncharacterized protein LOC117600461 isoform X2, with amino-acid sequence MDIFLTHRRVAHLPNETLLSWELPDAVGRSTAPQSQCLCQTSNCLCCVDLNLTATIDLGGPACINVKQKEQNVSLNLSYGDNPVHNATIRIADAANRPTCMNLLSDLAQICAKFTSMKQAEAGYDGCLVIEPALLGTPQATYPMGCFNFNQVVRQVEASAIIETTEATDSSEEEDDSLNTDELIAAVSASAEQGIALFSQWLGLNLNPKLNLTSKNNNQETNQRAIPSTTSRSARAQWDQEEKNDERFKQLLSAQDNILKGSAMIGQSNGAETTFVYSKPPELLSEKISDGRRVDEMKIAPQHLAVVPKESRRGGRAYNIHQHVNEI; translated from the exons ATGGACATCTTTCTGACTCATCGACGCGTGGCACACTTACCAAACG AGACCCTGCTCTCCTGGGAACTGCCGGATGCCGTGGGCAGATCGACCGCTCCTCAGTCGCAATGCTTGTGTCAAACCTCGAATTGTTTGTGCTGCGTCGATCTGAATCTGACGGCGACCATCGATCTCGGAGGTCCTGCTTGCATCAACGTCAAACAGAAGGAACAGAACGTCTCGTTGAACCTGAGCTACGGTGACAATCCAGTGCACAATGCCACCATCAGGATCG CTGACGCGGCGAACAGACCAACCTGCATGAATCTACTGTCGGATCTGGCGCAGATATGCGCGAAATTCACGTCGATGAAGCAGGCGGAGGCTGGATACGATGGTTGTCTGGTGATCGAGCCAGCTTTACTGGGAACACCCCAAGCCACCTATCCCATGGGATGCTTCAATTTCAACCAAGTGGTGCGCCAGGTTGAAGCTTCTGC CATCATCGAGACGACAGAGGCGACGGACAGTTCCGAAGAGGAGGATGACTCTCTGAACACCGACGAGCTGATCGCGGCGGTGTCAGCCAGCGCGGAGCAGGGTATAGCTTTGTTTTCTCAATGGCTGGGTCTCAATTTGAATCCGAAACTAAATTTGACCAGCAAGAACAACAATCAAGAGACCAATCAACGAGCAATTCCGTCCACGACCTCCAGGTCCGCTCGAGCTCAATGGGATCAAGAAGAGAAGAACGACGAACGATTCAAACAGTTGCTCAGCGCACAGGATAATATCCTGAAGGGTTCGGCTATGATCGGCCAATCGAACGGTGCTGAAACCACGTTCGTTTATTCGAAACCCCCCGAGCTATTGTCTGAGAAAATCTCGGACGGGAGGAGGGTCGATGAAATGAAAATCGCCCCTCAACACCTGGCCGTGGTACCGAAAGAGTCTAGACGAGGCGGTAGAGCGTACAACATTCATCAACacgtaaatgaaatttga
- the LOC117600461 gene encoding uncharacterized protein LOC117600461 isoform X1 has product MRCTILVLLTTAVALVSSAGLLETLLSWELPDAVGRSTAPQSQCLCQTSNCLCCVDLNLTATIDLGGPACINVKQKEQNVSLNLSYGDNPVHNATIRIADAANRPTCMNLLSDLAQICAKFTSMKQAEAGYDGCLVIEPALLGTPQATYPMGCFNFNQVVRQVEASAIIETTEATDSSEEEDDSLNTDELIAAVSASAEQGIALFSQWLGLNLNPKLNLTSKNNNQETNQRAIPSTTSRSARAQWDQEEKNDERFKQLLSAQDNILKGSAMIGQSNGAETTFVYSKPPELLSEKISDGRRVDEMKIAPQHLAVVPKESRRGGRAYNIHQHVNEI; this is encoded by the exons ATGAGGTGCACGATCCTGGTGTTGCTGACCACCGCCGTCGCCCTGGTGTCTTCCGCTGGATTGCTCG AGACCCTGCTCTCCTGGGAACTGCCGGATGCCGTGGGCAGATCGACCGCTCCTCAGTCGCAATGCTTGTGTCAAACCTCGAATTGTTTGTGCTGCGTCGATCTGAATCTGACGGCGACCATCGATCTCGGAGGTCCTGCTTGCATCAACGTCAAACAGAAGGAACAGAACGTCTCGTTGAACCTGAGCTACGGTGACAATCCAGTGCACAATGCCACCATCAGGATCG CTGACGCGGCGAACAGACCAACCTGCATGAATCTACTGTCGGATCTGGCGCAGATATGCGCGAAATTCACGTCGATGAAGCAGGCGGAGGCTGGATACGATGGTTGTCTGGTGATCGAGCCAGCTTTACTGGGAACACCCCAAGCCACCTATCCCATGGGATGCTTCAATTTCAACCAAGTGGTGCGCCAGGTTGAAGCTTCTGC CATCATCGAGACGACAGAGGCGACGGACAGTTCCGAAGAGGAGGATGACTCTCTGAACACCGACGAGCTGATCGCGGCGGTGTCAGCCAGCGCGGAGCAGGGTATAGCTTTGTTTTCTCAATGGCTGGGTCTCAATTTGAATCCGAAACTAAATTTGACCAGCAAGAACAACAATCAAGAGACCAATCAACGAGCAATTCCGTCCACGACCTCCAGGTCCGCTCGAGCTCAATGGGATCAAGAAGAGAAGAACGACGAACGATTCAAACAGTTGCTCAGCGCACAGGATAATATCCTGAAGGGTTCGGCTATGATCGGCCAATCGAACGGTGCTGAAACCACGTTCGTTTATTCGAAACCCCCCGAGCTATTGTCTGAGAAAATCTCGGACGGGAGGAGGGTCGATGAAATGAAAATCGCCCCTCAACACCTGGCCGTGGTACCGAAAGAGTCTAGACGAGGCGGTAGAGCGTACAACATTCATCAACacgtaaatgaaatttga
- the LOC117600460 gene encoding uncharacterized protein LOC117600460, producing MQFSSRTNRRMRLSTVVELLLILLLVAFAAYGRVIERDEHVKGRAIKEVNGSKQSHLGISTLSLKQATDDVNRYCTCNENICNCCRDFHIPLVQLQGPGCASLQYLQEDNLAVQLSFGDNILTSTIVNGKNPKPVCVPLPGGFTKFCGRIYSIKRDVDNHFKACLGLELQSATELEASLRVSCFRFGPDGLKLRPAEPLPVVEAEVPEEEDDDDFFGLGSDDDDDEEDNEGISPLANSVPNSSPEEEEDEEEDEDILGFGALLDIITGEDESTTKKPKVTTAPPLLQFTIPLLTKPTTAPFIESYDASTEESNETGVSNSEEQNEYNQELSAEEGSGEEDYESASVDTTGSDEIVTESSNKIASYAKPDKLPTKKFTAPAANKKKPTVTSSSINAIQSGTNEKKKPLKKKPVKGDDDDDDDDILGDDLDDDDDEEEELLDDDDEDEKYSEEDDDEKVEETEHESNEDEDEKTEVEELDDDDDEEDAVISALVYDEKEDGKKKGKVKKHTQSSETEDDDLDYEMGLSGLLARSRHSKSSRQSKVMRLCTKNEVTPRYPLTDQLCFVRSPKSILRRCLLVATEPVIMRFFWWLVFAILGVQSSMQWVDERAIDSEEQSDISVSKDALSQAKNRELSLKKLQQLLKQATNSSTNATSQVTVTRQGPCQCGGGLCGCCSRILFDTWKQKACVNVTYDPDEFSFTAKILMNDRVLYTRTVSGKNPRPVCVPVPRLPIIKACARFYDIYFQGRNIHMCLNMEGKFQDTTIFKVGLDCIRFGANGLALVKPEDGGGLGQIEFLPGDDDDEDEDDYDYDDDDDDDDDLLDF from the exons ATGCAGTTTTCAAGCAG AACGAACAGGAGGATGCGGCTGTCGACGGTGGTCGAGTTGTTGCTGATTCTTCTTCTGGTCGCGTTCGCCGCTTACGGCCGAGTGATCG AACGAGACGAACATGTGAAAGGGCGAGCGATCAAAGAAGTCAATGGATCGAAGCAAAGTCACCTTGGAATATCGACATTGTCATTGAAACAGGCAACGGACGATGTCAATAGATATTGCACCTGTAACGAGAACATATGCAACTGCTGCAGAGACTTTCATATACCGTTGGTGCAATTACAGGGACCAG GATGCGCATCCTTGCAATACTTGCAAGAAGATAATTTGGCGGTTCAGCTTAGCTTTGGTGACAACATTTTGACCAGCACCATTGTAAATG GAAAGAATCCAAAGCCCGTATGCGTCCCGTTACCAGGAGGCTTTACGAAATTCTGTGGTAGAATCTATTCTATTAAACGAGATGTTGACAATCACTTCAAGGCCTGTCTTGGGTTGGAATTACAATCAGCGACGGAGCTTGAAGCTAGCTTACGAGTTAGCTGCTTCAG ATTTGGTCCCGATGGTCTGAAGTTGCGTCCAGCGGAACCTCTTCCGGTCGTCGAAGCCGAAGTACCGGAGGAAGAGGACGACGACGACTTCTTCGGTCTAGGTtcggacgacgacgacgacgaggaggataACGAGGGAATCTCACCGTTAGCCAACTCCGTACCGAATTCTTCGCCtgaagaagaggaagacgaagaggaggaCGAGGATATCCTCGGCTTTGGAGCCCTCCTCGATATAATAACTGGCGAGGATGAAAGCACGACGAAGAAACCTAAAGTGACCACTGCCCCGCCTCTCCTCCAGTTCACAATTCCTCTTCTAACGAAACCGACGACTGCGCCTTTCATAGAATCTTACGATGCCTCCACGGAAGAAAGTAACGAGACTGGTGTCAGCAATTCCGAAGAACAGAACGAATATAATCAAGAATTGTCTGCTGAAGAAGGAAGCGGTGAGGAAGACTACGAATCAGCATCCGTTGATACGACGGGCAGCGATGAAATTGTCACAGAATCCTCGAACAAGATTGCTTCCTATGCAAAACCGGACAAACTACCGACGAAGAAGTTCACGGCACCGGCGGCGAACAAGAAGAAACCCACCGTAACTAGCAGCAGCATAAACGCGATCCAAAGCGGGacgaacgagaagaagaagcctCTGAAGAAGAAACCTGTGAAGGgagacgacgacgatgatgacgatgatATTTTAGGAGACGATCtggacgatgacgacgacgaagaagaagagctTCTGGATGACGATGACGAGGACGAGAAATATAGCGAAGAAGATGACGACGAGAAAGTCGAAGAGACTGAACACGAGAGTAACGAGGACGAAGATGAGAAGACTGAAGTCGAAGAATTggacgacgatgacgatgagGAGGATGCTGTGATTAGCGCGCTCGTGTACGACGAGAAGGAGGATGGTAAAAAGAAAGGCAAAGTTAAGAAGCATACTCAGTCATCGGAAACGGAAGACGACGATTTGGATTACGAAATGGGCCTTTCTGGACTGCTTGCCAGAAGTAGGCACTCGAAGAGCAGTCGTCAAAGCAAAGTGATGAGGCTTTG TACAA AAAACGAGGTCACACCGAGATATCCGTTAACTGACCAGTTGTGTTTCGTTCGTTCGCCAAAGAGCATCCTAAGAAGATGTCTTCTCGTTGCAACTGAACCGGTGATCATGAGATTTTTCTGGTGGCTCGTCTTCGCGATTCTCGGCGTTCAAAGTTCCATGCAGTGGGTCGACGAGCGAGCCATCGATTCGGAAGAACAGTCAGACATTTCTGTGAGCAAGGATGCGTTGTCCCAAGCGAAGAACAGAGAGTTGAGCTTGAAGAAATTGCAGCAGTTACTGAAACAAGCGACGAATTCTAGCACGAACGCGACCAGCCAGGTGACCGTCACCAGACAAGGTCCCTGTCAATGCGGAGGAGGTCTTTGCGGTTGCTGTTCTAGAATTTTATTCGACACCTGGAAACAGAAGGCATGCGTGAACGTGACGTACGATCCCGACGAATTTAGCTTCACAGCGAAAATCTTGATGAATGATAGAGTTTTGTATACGAGAACAGTGTCTG GAAAGAATCCCAGACCAGTGTGCGTGCCAGTGCCACGACTTCCAATTATCAAAGCTTGTGCTCGCTTTTATGACATATACTTCCAAGGCAGAAACATTCACATGTGCCTGAACATGGAGGGGAAGTTCCAAGACACCACTATATTCAAG GTTGGTTTGGATTGCATCAGATTCGGCGCTAACGGATTGGCTCTGGTCAAGCCAGAGGATGGAGGTGGACTAGGTCAAATAGAATTTTTGCCAGGTGACGACGATGATGAGGATGAGGACGATTATGattacgacgacgacgatgacgatgacgacgatTTGCTTGATTTCTGA
- the LOC117600463 gene encoding uncharacterized protein LOC117600463, with amino-acid sequence MSAKIFGLFVLLFVAHIGDAIIPLKKQIDIGLLNSVYYDPKTGLALKGAIETNVKNPLGQITFQGISCECKKLVCRCCTGLNETLFKIDQQSCTTLTYIPEDFAIKTSLSLNQRELVSSTISGKNPPPLCVSLPKLPFVTICVRVFDIYTVRKNLHACVDVETRIANAPVLVLHFNCVQVGLDGLSWGYPGSTNNVNIVQNQFLNNQTEVYDDVNFEPEDQESHESSSSTQSSEEEDQIGQLKL; translated from the exons ATGTCAGCCAAAATTTTCGGACTCTTCGTGCTGCTCTTCGTGGCGCACATCGGCGATGCTATAATTCCTCTTAAAAAACAAATAG ATATAGGTTTACTAAATTCGGTGTACTACGATCCAAAAACCGGCCTCGCACTAAAAGGAGCGATAGAAACCAACGTCAAAAATCCACTGGGACAGATTACGTTCCAAGGTATCTCCTGTGAGTGTAAAAAACTGGTCTGTCGCTGTTGTACAGGTTTAAATGAAACGTTATTCAAGATCGATCAACAATCATGCACAACGCTTACCTACATACCGGAAGATTTTGCTATTAAGACATCGTTGAGCTTAAACCAGAGAGAACTCGTTTCAAGCACCATTTCAG GTAAAAATCCACCACCTTTGTGCGTCTCGCTCCCTAAATTACCATTTGTGACCATCTGCGTTCGTGTCTTCGATATCTACACCGTTAGAAAGAATCTTCACGCTTGCGTCGACGTGGAGACTCGAATCGCCAATGCACCTGTCCTTGTATTGCACTTCAATTGCGTGCAAGTAGGATTGGATGGACTCTCGTGGGGATATCCTGGTAGCACAAACAACGTGAACATCGTGCAAAATCAGTTTTTAAATAACCAAACGGAAGTGTACGACGACGTGAACTTCGAACCGGAAGATCAGGAGTCGCACGAGAGCAGTTCCTCCACACAGTCGTCTGAGGAAGAAGACCAAATTGGGCAGTTAAAATTATGA
- the LOC117600465 gene encoding uncharacterized protein LOC117600465: protein MRILWLLVFTILCIQPSTWAKRGIVSKEQSRISASKDPLSRAKNRDSSMKKLQELLKKASNSSSNATRQVTVTRQGPCECAGGVCNCCSRILFETWKQKACVDVTYDPDEFSFTAKIMMNDRVLFTRTVSGKNPKPVCVSVPRLPIVKACARFYNIYFLGRNIHMCLNMEGKFQDITVFKVGLDCIRFGADGLAMIKPEDGGGLGQIQFLSGGNDDQDEDDYNYDDDEEDFLDI from the exons ATGAGGATCCTGTGGTTACTTGTTTTCACGATTCTTTGTATTCAACCCTCCACGTGGGCCAAGAGAGGCATTGTTTCGAAAGAACAGTCTCGGATTTCCGCGAGCAAGGATCCGCTGTCCCGAGCGAAGAACAGAGACTCGAGCATGAAGAAGTTGCAGGAGTTGTTGAAGAAAGCGTCGAATTCTAGCTCGAACGCGACCAGACAGGTGACAGTCACCAGACAAGGTCCTTGTGAATGCGCAGGAGGTGTTTGCAATTGCTGTTCCAGAATTTTATTCGAAACCTGGAAGCAAAAGGCTTGCGTGGATGTGACGTACGATCCCGACGAGTTCAGCTTCACCGCGAAAATCATGATGAACGATAGGGTATTGTTCACCAGAACGGTGTCTG GAAAAAATCCCAAGCCAGTGTGCGTGTCGGTGCCACGACTTCCGATTGTCAAAGCCTGTGCTCGCTTTTACAACATCTACTTTCTTGGTAGGAACATTCACATGTGTTTAAACATGGAAGGGAAATTTCAAGATATCACCGTGTTTAAA GTTGGTTTGGACTGTATCAGATTCGGTGCTGACGGACTGGCTATGATCAAACCGGAAGATGGAGGTGGACTGGGTCAAATACAATTTTTGTCAGGTGGTAACGATGACCAGGATGAGGACGACTATAATTACGACGACGATGAGGAGGACTTTCTTGATATCTGA
- the LOC117600467 gene encoding uncharacterized protein LOC117600467 yields the protein MMSTKAVNIILLLLAVQNICASADNLSDYYNTYYDKKTSKPSQGIAEINGGNVNKINFKGISCRCQNLGCSCCTGIRIKKFHFDEEACASFNYVQQTNAITAAVSLNQKQLLSTSFPVKTPPPLCVSIPHLPSVKLCVRFRDLAVVANKLNVCVDVETKIPKIPTLALHFNCLKI from the exons ATGATGTCGACCAAAGCCGTCAACATAATCCTGCTGCTTCTCGCAGTGCAGAACATCTGCGCCTCTGCAGATA ATCTGTCCGACTACTACAATACTTACTACGACAAGAAGACAAGCAAACCATCGCAGGGGATTGCTGAAATCAACGGTGGAAATGTGAATAAGATTAACTTCAAAGGTATCTCATGTCGTTGCCAGAACCTAGGTTGCAGTTGCTGCACAGGAATCAGGATAAAGAAGTTCCACTTCGACGAGGAAGCCTGTGCCTCGTTCAACTATGTACAACAAACTAATGCTATTACAGCGGCAGTGTCCTTAAACCAGAAACAGCTCTTGTCAACTTCCTTCCCAG tGAAAACTCCACCTCCATTGTGCGTATCAATTCCTCACTTACCCTCTGTGAAATTGTGCGTTCGTTTCCGCGACCTCGCCGTTGTTGCAAACAAATTAAATGTCTGCGTCGACGTGGAAACCAAAATACCCAAAATACCGACCCTGGCATTGCACTTCAATTGCCTGAAAATATAA
- the LOC117600468 gene encoding uncharacterized protein LOC117600468, translated as MIASKVLSIFLVLLAIQAICDAADSSEYADTYYNRKTHVVSTQVTKPNDVGISKLISFQGANCQCANLACSCCTGVRVKKLKFDKEICATINYLKQDIGVGSSLKVDQKQIWATSVSVRNPPAVCVPIPDFPAVKLCLRFHDLYTTGNGLHACVDLETHVKALPVLKLHFACAQL; from the exons ATGATAGCGAGCAAAGTTCTCAGTATTTTCCTGGTGCTTCTTGCAATACAGGCCATCTGCGATGCAGCGG ATTCATCGGAATATGCCGACACTTACTATAACCGGAAAACCCATGTTGTATCGACCCAGGTTACAAAACCTAACGATGTAGGCATATCCAAACTAATTTCGTTTCAAGGGGCTAACTGTCAATGTGCAAACCTTGCTTGTTCCTGCTGCACAGGTGTCAGAGTAAAGAAGCTTAAGTTTGATAAGGAAATCTGTGCCACGATTAACTATCTGAAACAAGACATTGGTGTTGGATCCTCACTGAAAGTAGACCAAAAACAGATCTGGGCAACTTCCGTTTCAG TGCGAAATCCACCCGCTGTGTGCGTACCAATTCCTGACTTCCCCGCTGTGAAACTCTGCCTTCGTTTCCATGATCTCTACACCACTGGAAATGGTCTGCACGCTTGCGTCGACTTGGAGACCCACGTGAAAGCACTTCCGGTACTAAAACTACACTTCGCTTGCGCGCAACTATAA
- the LOC117600466 gene encoding uncharacterized protein LOC117600466 — translation MKSRVCSVLISFCLHLVFQRSDGATEERFPVAKGFLAYRTVSTFQKYCTCPTSYSCSCCQSVFILYTQSQKNLCVNFTYQRNGLNIDVTLNSDTIKARTVTNYKPLKFCTNIPGCYFSSACVNILELNKFPRSITACLRLDISSKKRLWQLNYDCISISTELPMMPSNSTISMTNATTAMPTTTTVGMTTTMSSIQMTMTTTMMSMKTVAETEETTVPGDVEVIPTTEIMDID, via the exons ATGAAATCTAGAGTGTGCAGTGTCCTGATTTCGTTTTGCTTGCACTTGGTCTTCCAACGATCTGATGGTGCCACGGAAGAAA GGTTTCCTGTAGCAAAAGGGTTCCTGGCATATAGAACCGTTTCGACGTTTCAGAAATATTGCACCTGTCCAACGTCTTATTCGTGTTCCTGTTGCCAAagtgtatttattttatacacccAATCTCAGAAGAATC TTTGCGTTAATTTTACCTATCAGAGAAACGGCTTAAACATCGACGTGACATTAAACTCCGATACTATAAAGGCCAGAACAGTTACAA ATTATAAACCATTAAAGTTTTGCACCAATATACCAGGATGTTACTTCTCGTCTGCTTGCGTGAATATTTTGGAACTGAATAAATTTCCCAG GTCGATCACAGCTTGCCTTCGATTGGATATCTCCTCCAAGAAACGACTGTGGCAATTGAATTACGATTGCATTAGCATATCAACGGAGTTACCAATGATGCCGAGTAATTCAACAATATCAATGACCAATGCAACTACTGCAATGCCTACAACAACTACCGTTGGAATGACAACTACAATGTCTAGCATTCAAATGACGATGACTACGACAATGATGTCCATGAAGACTGTAGCAGAAACTGAGGAAACTACTGTACCAGGAGATGTAGAAGTGATACCGACTACAGAAATTATGGACATCGAttag
- the LOC117600464 gene encoding putative U3 small nucleolar RNA-associated protein 11, which yields MSSWKKAAKSTQKTHRERHQPESRKHLGLLEKKKDYIARARDYQRKEQTLKLLHKRALNKNPDEFYFHMVNSKLEGGIHREKRKNDDNTPEQIQLMATQDIKYVAHKRNIEAKKIDKLQSQLHMIDVANKTQNKHIFFLDDSEEMKNFDLSKRLDTHPALLSRRTNRPKLSRLKDMKLPDIDESTLKKIEQKKHMSYKELQKRIERERELTIVQQKLEMQKALKDRKVTKPKLVRKGTKDAPPVYKWKYERKR from the coding sequence ATGTCGTCCTGGAAGAAAGCAGCGAAATCAACACAGAAAACTCATCGTGAAAGGCATCAACCAGAATCTCGAAAACATTTGGGtcttttagaaaagaaaaaagattataTCGCCAGAGCCAGAGATTATCAACGTAAAGAACAGACGTTGAAACTTCTTCATAAACGTGCACTTAATAAGAACCcagatgaattttattttcacatGGTCAATTCCAAGCTTGAAGGTGGAATACATAGGGAAAAACGTAAAAACGATGATAATACACCAGAGCAAATACAGTTGATGGCAACTCAGGACATTAAATATGTTGCACACAAGAGAAACATCGAAGCAAAGAAAATAGATAAACTTCAGAGTCAATTACACATGATAGATGTAGCAAATAAAACTCAGAACAAACACATTTTTTTCCTTGATGATtctgaagaaatgaaaaactttGATCTCTCCAAAAGGCTAGATACTCATCCAGCATTGTTATCTAGGCGTACAAATAGGCCAAAGTTGAGTAGATTAAAGGATATGAAGCTACCAGATATAGATGAATCTACATTAAAGAAGATTGAACAGAAGAAGCATATGTCCTACAAAGAATTGCAGAAGAGGATTGAAAGAGAGCGCGAATTAACTATTGTACAACAGAAATTAGAAATGCAGAAAGCACTGAAAGATAGAAAAGTTACTAAACCAAAATTAGTACGTAAAGGTACAAAGGATGCTCCTCCTGTTTACAAGTGGAAATATGAAAGGAAACgataa